A window of Gambusia affinis linkage group LG03, SWU_Gaff_1.0, whole genome shotgun sequence contains these coding sequences:
- the LOC122828680 gene encoding C-C motif chemokine 20-like, with amino-acid sequence MASKVAALLFLGIICFHVATAQIVMDCCLSVSEKRLIPKNIVSYKLQVAGSGCDISATVFLNKKGMKLCVVPPEGNQWVRNLIKILDRRHSSH; translated from the exons ATGGCCTCCAAAGTTGCAGCTCTGCTCTTCCTGGGTATCATCTGCTTCCATGTTGCAACAG CCCAGATTGTGATGGATTGCTGCTTGAGCGTCAGTGAAAAACGTCTGATTCCTAAAAACATTGTGAGCTACAAGCTTCAGGTTGCCGGGTCGGGTTGTGACATCAGCGCCACTGT ATTTCTAAATAAGAAAGGCATGAAGTTGTGTGTCGTTCCCCCTGAAGGAAACCAGTGGGTGAGAAACCTCATCAAGATTTTGGACAGGAGACACTCTTCCCACTAA